One window of Arthrobacter oryzae genomic DNA carries:
- a CDS encoding ABC transporter ATP-binding protein — protein sequence MTNPTLLEQGLRAENLSLGYDGPDVIHSLSLAVPDAKVTSIIGPNGCGKSTLLRGLGRLLAPRSGEVILDGVPLAGKSTRQIATRISVLPQSPVAPSGLTVADLVSRGRHPRQKWYQQFSPADESVVEDALRATDILELAGTPIEDLSGGQRQRAWISMTLAQETGILLLDEPTTYLDLAHQVDVLELVRRLNREHGRTVVMVLHDISLAARYSDHIVAMKDGRIEAQGSPADVVTAERLLEIFGLDAQVVSEPTDGRPHVIPLGHRS from the coding sequence TTGACCAATCCCACACTGCTCGAACAGGGGCTCCGCGCCGAAAACCTCAGCCTCGGCTACGACGGGCCGGACGTCATCCACAGCCTATCGCTGGCCGTTCCGGATGCGAAGGTGACCTCAATCATCGGGCCCAACGGCTGTGGAAAGTCCACCCTGCTCCGCGGGCTCGGCCGGCTGCTCGCACCACGTTCCGGTGAGGTGATCCTGGACGGCGTGCCTCTGGCCGGGAAATCAACGCGCCAGATCGCCACAAGAATCAGCGTGCTCCCGCAAAGTCCGGTTGCACCGTCAGGGCTGACGGTGGCCGACCTCGTCTCCCGCGGCCGGCACCCGAGGCAGAAGTGGTACCAGCAGTTTTCCCCCGCGGACGAGTCGGTTGTGGAGGACGCCCTCCGCGCGACTGACATCCTGGAACTTGCCGGCACTCCGATCGAGGACCTCTCCGGAGGCCAGCGGCAAAGGGCCTGGATTTCCATGACGCTGGCGCAGGAAACGGGCATCCTCCTACTGGATGAGCCCACCACGTACCTCGACCTCGCCCACCAGGTCGATGTCCTCGAACTCGTCCGCCGCCTCAACCGTGAGCACGGCCGCACGGTAGTGATGGTGCTCCACGACATCTCGCTCGCGGCCCGCTACTCAGACCACATCGTGGCTATGAAGGACGGTCGCATCGAGGCCCAAGGCAGTCCCGCCGACGTAGTCACCGCCGAGCGGCTGCTCGAAATCTTCGGGTTGGATGCGCAGGTGGTTAGCGAGCCGACGGACGGGCGGCCGCACGTCATTCCGCTCGGGCACCGCAGCTAG
- a CDS encoding ABC transporter substrate-binding protein, producing the protein MKTRILKHLGAAAAGLALLATTACGAPAATSETSSAPADAAGYPLTMEHTMGSTAIDTVPKRVVALDPSYIDAALLLGADLVGYVQYRQDPKAPFAPYLGDVADATKDSVNVGTLAEPNLEKILELQPDLIVSAKVRHEALYPQLSKIAPTIFSVSTGPTWKENVVFLGEALGKKAKAEELVKAYEDRARKVGAEILAKKPDATYSLVRFTGGDTARLYSSNSFIGEIMTDMRIPRPQGAPDSKKEIFVPLSSEQILQGDAGLVMVSAFTPAGAEGDKARAQQEKFQSNPLWERLEGEVIDVDDSTFLASVSIQGAHAVITDLAKHYGVDPQLP; encoded by the coding sequence GTGAAAACACGCATCCTCAAGCACCTCGGCGCTGCCGCCGCCGGCCTGGCCCTTCTGGCCACCACAGCGTGCGGCGCCCCCGCCGCCACCAGCGAGACGTCCAGTGCACCGGCTGATGCAGCCGGATATCCCCTGACCATGGAACACACCATGGGTTCCACCGCCATCGACACCGTCCCCAAGCGCGTCGTTGCGCTGGACCCCAGCTACATCGACGCAGCGCTCCTGCTCGGTGCTGACCTTGTGGGCTACGTCCAGTACCGGCAGGATCCGAAGGCCCCCTTCGCGCCGTACCTGGGCGACGTCGCTGACGCCACCAAGGACTCCGTTAACGTGGGCACGCTGGCCGAACCCAACCTGGAAAAGATCCTGGAGCTCCAGCCTGACCTCATTGTTTCGGCGAAGGTCCGGCACGAGGCCCTCTACCCGCAGCTGTCCAAGATTGCCCCGACGATCTTCTCCGTCAGCACAGGCCCCACGTGGAAAGAGAACGTCGTCTTCCTCGGGGAAGCGCTGGGCAAGAAGGCCAAGGCCGAAGAACTGGTCAAGGCCTACGAGGACCGTGCCCGGAAAGTCGGGGCCGAGATCCTTGCCAAGAAGCCTGACGCCACCTACTCGCTGGTCCGCTTCACCGGCGGAGACACCGCCCGGCTCTACTCTTCGAATTCCTTCATCGGCGAGATCATGACGGACATGCGCATCCCGCGGCCCCAGGGCGCCCCGGACAGCAAGAAGGAAATCTTCGTGCCCCTCTCATCCGAACAAATCCTCCAGGGCGACGCCGGACTGGTGATGGTCAGTGCGTTCACACCCGCCGGAGCAGAGGGCGACAAGGCCCGGGCACAGCAGGAAAAGTTCCAGTCCAACCCCCTGTGGGAACGGCTTGAGGGCGAAGTCATTGATGTTGATGACTCCACCTTCCTGGCCTCCGTCAGCATCCAGGGCGCCCATGCCGTCATCACGGACCTGGCGAAGCACTACGGCGTGGATCCGCAGCTGCCGTAA
- a CDS encoding FecCD family ABC transporter permease, translating into MLGIILAGAMALHVAFGGTPMPYPDVLAALLGDDSNTRTHLAVTEFRAPRMVAAVVVGAALATAGAITQTVARNPLASPDLLGVTAGASLGAVTVLVVAGGGHAGLSGLAATVGMPAAAFTAGIVSGVAVYLLAYRRGLDSYRLVLAGLGISGLAASLTTWMLTLGDVTSAAQALTWMTGSLNGKDWATVQPMAVSAAVLIAAALLSSRWLLLTSLGEDTAIGLGARIGAIRLIVLTIAVLLASVATVTAGPVAFVALASPQIARSLTSTVIPPVGVSALVGAVFVLLSDTVAANALSAPLPVGVATAVVGAPFLIHLILKYQRRLS; encoded by the coding sequence GTGCTTGGCATCATCCTGGCCGGTGCCATGGCCCTGCATGTCGCCTTCGGCGGAACCCCCATGCCCTATCCGGATGTGCTGGCAGCGCTCCTTGGCGATGATTCGAATACCCGGACCCATCTCGCCGTCACCGAATTCCGCGCACCGCGGATGGTTGCCGCCGTCGTCGTCGGTGCCGCGCTGGCAACAGCCGGGGCCATCACTCAAACCGTGGCCCGGAATCCGCTGGCGAGCCCCGACCTGCTTGGCGTCACCGCCGGCGCTTCGCTCGGCGCCGTCACCGTGCTGGTGGTCGCCGGGGGCGGGCACGCCGGGCTCAGCGGTCTTGCAGCCACCGTGGGGATGCCGGCTGCAGCCTTCACGGCGGGAATCGTGAGCGGTGTGGCCGTGTACCTGCTCGCTTACCGGCGCGGGCTGGACAGTTACCGCCTGGTCCTGGCAGGCCTGGGTATCTCAGGGCTGGCCGCCAGCCTGACCACCTGGATGTTGACATTGGGCGATGTGACCAGCGCGGCCCAGGCGCTGACCTGGATGACAGGCTCACTCAACGGCAAGGATTGGGCCACCGTGCAGCCAATGGCCGTCAGCGCAGCGGTACTCATCGCCGCAGCGCTGTTGAGCAGCCGCTGGCTCCTGTTGACCAGCCTCGGCGAAGACACAGCCATCGGCCTCGGCGCCCGAATCGGTGCCATCCGGCTCATCGTGCTGACCATTGCCGTGCTTCTGGCCTCGGTAGCCACCGTGACGGCCGGACCCGTGGCATTCGTTGCCCTGGCCAGCCCGCAGATCGCCCGGTCCCTGACCTCCACCGTCATTCCGCCGGTGGGTGTATCGGCACTGGTGGGAGCGGTCTTCGTCCTGCTGTCCGACACCGTGGCGGCCAACGCCCTCAGCGCGCCGCTTCCTGTGGGCGTCGCCACCGCCGTCGTTGGAGCGCCATTCCTGATCCACCTGATCCTGAAGTACCAGCGGAGGCTGAGTTGA
- a CDS encoding FecCD family ABC transporter permease — MTLEPAVAPSRVAGGTPHPPPRPRGRAPAARWLWASAAALLAAAFLSICIGGQPSSLQDVWHAVATPDGSVMDVTIRELRWPRTVLAVCAGVCLGLAGTLVQGHTRNPVADPGLLGINQGAALAIVAATAVAGELTALPQALLAFAGALAASVLVFMIGSAAQRGATPVTLVLAGAAVTALCAGLVSGIVLLNDQALDTLRFWQVGSLATRSDVVTVIWPFIVAGAILAILNIKPLNALALGADTAVSLGISVFKARAAGIAAVTLLAGSAVTMAGPIAFAGLLVPHITRSMTGPDYRWLVPASAITGATVLLLADTAGRVIARPGELSVGVVLAVVGAPFFVYLARRRRLATV; from the coding sequence GTGACACTCGAACCGGCCGTGGCCCCGTCCCGGGTGGCAGGAGGAACTCCCCACCCGCCACCGCGCCCGCGCGGGAGGGCTCCCGCAGCCCGCTGGCTCTGGGCGTCCGCGGCGGCCCTGCTTGCGGCCGCATTCCTGAGCATCTGCATCGGCGGGCAGCCCTCGTCCCTGCAGGATGTGTGGCACGCAGTGGCCACACCGGATGGAAGCGTTATGGACGTGACCATCCGTGAGCTGCGGTGGCCCCGCACGGTGCTTGCCGTGTGCGCCGGAGTCTGCCTGGGACTGGCTGGAACCCTGGTGCAGGGCCATACCCGGAACCCGGTGGCGGATCCTGGGCTGCTCGGCATCAACCAGGGCGCCGCTCTGGCGATCGTCGCCGCCACGGCCGTGGCCGGGGAACTGACGGCGCTGCCGCAGGCATTGCTGGCTTTTGCCGGCGCGCTGGCTGCCAGCGTGCTGGTTTTCATGATTGGCTCAGCCGCCCAGCGTGGCGCGACTCCGGTCACCCTGGTTCTGGCCGGAGCCGCCGTGACAGCCCTGTGCGCAGGGCTCGTCTCCGGCATTGTGCTGCTCAACGATCAGGCGTTGGACACCCTTCGGTTCTGGCAGGTCGGGTCCCTTGCCACCCGAAGCGACGTTGTCACTGTGATCTGGCCGTTCATCGTGGCGGGCGCCATCCTGGCAATCCTGAACATCAAGCCCCTCAATGCCCTGGCCCTTGGAGCGGACACTGCAGTCTCGCTGGGAATCTCCGTGTTCAAGGCACGGGCCGCTGGCATTGCCGCTGTGACGCTGCTGGCCGGGTCCGCTGTGACCATGGCGGGGCCCATCGCCTTTGCCGGACTCCTGGTCCCCCACATCACGCGCTCCATGACCGGTCCGGACTACCGCTGGCTGGTTCCCGCTTCCGCCATCACGGGCGCCACGGTGCTCCTGCTGGCTGACACAGCGGGACGTGTGATTGCCCGCCCCGGAGAGCTGTCCGTAGGTGTCGTCCTGGCCGTGGTGGGAGCCCCCTTCTTTGTTTACCTTGCCCGACGGCGGAGGCTGGCCACAGTATGA
- a CDS encoding LysM peptidoglycan-binding domain-containing protein, which yields MNTSTRMNTRTSKSTLGTAARRGVTLAAVSAAGLALSATAANAAVPTATSTSTWDALAQCESGGNWSTNTGNGFSGGLQFTDSTWAAYGGTGSAADATREQQIAVAENVQASQGWGAWPACAAELGLSGGGGAPAPSVPVTPAPAEVPVQAAQAPVQAVAPVHAEPRHAAQVPLSGETYTVAAGDTLSIIAEKLAVTGGWQTLADANTDTIVDPDLVFEGQVLQLPA from the coding sequence ATGAACACTTCCACTCGCATGAACACCCGCACGAGCAAATCCACGCTGGGAACCGCGGCACGCCGCGGAGTCACCCTGGCCGCCGTATCAGCGGCCGGCCTCGCGCTCTCCGCCACAGCAGCCAACGCGGCCGTGCCCACTGCCACAAGCACCAGCACCTGGGACGCCCTCGCCCAGTGCGAGAGCGGCGGAAACTGGAGCACCAACACGGGCAACGGGTTCAGCGGCGGGCTGCAGTTCACGGACAGCACATGGGCAGCCTACGGCGGCACCGGATCGGCCGCCGACGCAACCCGCGAACAGCAGATCGCCGTGGCAGAAAACGTCCAGGCCAGCCAGGGCTGGGGCGCCTGGCCCGCCTGCGCCGCCGAGCTGGGCCTGAGCGGCGGCGGCGGAGCGCCCGCCCCGAGCGTCCCGGTCACCCCGGCTCCTGCAGAGGTGCCGGTGCAGGCCGCACAGGCTCCCGTGCAGGCGGTCGCCCCGGTCCACGCCGAACCCCGCCACGCCGCACAGGTTCCGTTGAGCGGCGAAACCTACACGGTTGCGGCTGGCGACACCCTGAGCATCATTGCGGAGAAGCTGGCCGTTACCGGCGGCTGGCAGACCCTGGCCGACGCCAACACGGACACCATCGTGGACCCCGACCTGGTGTTTGAGGGCCAGGTCCTGCAGCTGCCTGCCTAA
- a CDS encoding siderophore-interacting protein, protein MTANADSPAYPLRAFDVEVRRIKDVGPHFRRITFCGDALDRFGVPGPTRDLRIKLLIPAAGQPLARLGGPNGQLSRGWYQDWLKTEHSGRGFIRSYTVGAIRATAKGREIDVDFVIHRVPEGHGAPASEWAAAAEIGTAVIIIGPEASSITSATRLSETGIRWEPQGASQVLLAGDETAVPAISSILETLPANVGGHAFLEVPDPEDFRTISTESSVRVTWLARQPTHSPRGALLDAAIRRTVPKTVSSAAPGRDIYAWVAAEAATVKVLRRFLVHEAGLDPKRSEFRGYWSRGKAGSGINGEPLGQEPQVRQSNR, encoded by the coding sequence ATGACCGCAAACGCTGACTCTCCGGCCTACCCGCTCCGTGCTTTCGACGTCGAAGTCCGGCGCATCAAAGACGTGGGTCCGCACTTTCGCCGCATAACGTTCTGCGGCGATGCACTCGACCGGTTTGGGGTTCCCGGGCCAACGAGGGATCTTCGTATAAAGCTGCTCATTCCCGCGGCCGGCCAACCGCTGGCGCGACTCGGCGGACCGAACGGCCAGTTGTCCCGGGGTTGGTACCAGGACTGGCTCAAAACCGAACATTCCGGACGGGGTTTCATCCGGAGTTACACCGTCGGCGCCATTAGGGCCACCGCAAAGGGGCGTGAAATCGACGTTGATTTTGTCATCCACCGTGTTCCGGAGGGCCACGGAGCACCGGCCTCGGAATGGGCCGCCGCTGCCGAAATCGGAACGGCGGTGATCATTATCGGACCGGAGGCCAGTTCCATCACGAGTGCCACGCGGCTCAGCGAAACAGGAATAAGGTGGGAGCCGCAGGGAGCCAGCCAGGTGCTTCTGGCGGGGGACGAGACCGCGGTCCCCGCGATCAGCTCCATCCTGGAGACCCTTCCGGCCAACGTTGGCGGTCATGCGTTCCTGGAGGTGCCGGATCCCGAGGACTTCCGGACCATCAGCACCGAATCCTCAGTTCGGGTTACTTGGCTGGCCAGGCAGCCGACGCACAGCCCGCGCGGCGCTTTGCTGGACGCGGCGATCAGGAGAACTGTGCCGAAAACCGTTTCTTCCGCGGCGCCGGGCCGGGACATCTACGCCTGGGTGGCCGCCGAGGCAGCAACTGTGAAGGTCCTGCGTCGATTCCTCGTGCACGAAGCGGGTCTGGATCCCAAGCGCTCCGAGTTCAGGGGTTACTGGAGCAGGGGCAAAGCCGGTTCGGGCATCAACGGCGAGCCCCTCGGGCAGGAGCCGCAGGTCCGGCAGAGCAATCGCTGA